The DNA segment GCCTTGGTGGCGACCTCGCAGAATAGCGCGTCGGCGGCGTCGAGGTAGAGGTGGTTGCGCGCCTCCCAGCCATGGTCGCCCCCATACCAGTCGAGCGGCGCGACGATGTGGCGCCTGGCGATCCCGGCATTGTCGAACACCTTCGCCAATCGGTCGAACAGCGCCGGGCGACCGCCGAACAGGGCACGGGCCTTGGCTTTGGCATCGGCCTGCGAAACGCTATGAGGGGGAAGAGCAGTGGCGACTGACAGGAGGCTGGCCTGGTTCATAACGGTCCGGCGGTGCCCCTAGCTTGCAAAGGGAGAATGTGGATGACCCGGACGATATTGCAAGGCTTGCTGGCCGCGACGATGCTGATGGGGTGCCAGGCGCAAACCTCTGCCCAGTCGGGAAATGTCGGCGAGAAGCCGTTCACCGCCGTCGAGATCGCAACGTTTGACTCTCCCTGGGCGATGGAATTCCTTCCGGGCAGCGGTGTTCCGCTGACCAATCTCGCGCTGCTCAGCGAAAAAGACGGAAAGCTCTGGCTGGTTGACATTTCCGACGGCAAGCGGCTGCCGATTTCGGGCGTCCCGCCCGTCAAGGCGGCTGGGCAGGGCGGGCTTGGCGATGTCATGCCCCACCCCGACTTTGCCGCGAACCGACGAGTGTATCTCACTTTCGTCGAGCCTGGACCGGACGGGATCAGCGGCGCGGCGCTCGGCTATGGAACGCTCGACCTTGCCGACACGGCGGCGCCGACGCTTAGGGATTTCAAGATCATCTGGCGGCAGCAGCCCAAGGTTAGCGGTAATGGCCATTTTTCTCATCGCATCGCCTTCGGTCCCGATGGCTTGCTCTACCTAAGCTCCGGCGACCGGCAGAAGATGGAGCCGGCGCAGGATCTGGGCGGCAATCTTGGCAAGATCCTGCGGCTGACCGACGAAGGCCAGCCCGCGCCCGGCAATCCCTGGGCATCGCGGGGCGGCGTCGCCGCGGAAATATGGTCGATCGGGCACCGCAACGCGCTCGGCCTCCAGTTCGCGCCCGACGGGCGGCTGTGGGAACATGAGATGGGGCCGCAGGGCGGGGACGAAGTGAACCTGATCCTGCCGGGAAAGAATTACGGCTGGCCGCGAGCATCGAACGGATCGCATTATGGCGGCGGCGAAATCCCCGACCATAAGACGGGCGACGGTTATGAAACGCCCAAGGTCTGGTGGACCCCGTCGATCTCGCCAGGGGGCCTGCTGATCTACAGCGGCGACAAATTCCCGCGGTGGAAGGGCGATGCGCTGGTCGCGGCGCTCTCTGGCGAGGCGCTGATCCGGATCGATCTTGACGGCGACAAGGCGGTCAAGGCCGAGCAGTGGAATATGGGTGCCCGAATCCGGGCGGTTGATCAGGGCCCGCAGGGCAGTGTGTACCTGTTAGAGGATGGGGGGCGGCTGCTCAGGCTGGACCCGGCAGCCGCCCGCTGATCATCATCAGTCCGCAGGCTGCGGGATACGGCGCAGGTAGGGCTTCAGCGTTTCCCAGCCACCCGGATATTTGGCCTTGGCATCCTCGTCGCTGACCGACGGCGGGATGATGCAATCTTCGCCCGGCTTCCAGTTGACCGGGGTTGCAACGCCCTGCTTCTCGGTCAGCTGGACCGAATCCAGCAGGCGGAGGACCTCGTCGAAATTGCGCCCCGAGCTCATCGGGTAGAGCAGCATCGCGCGGATCTTCTTGTCCGGACCGATGATGTAGACGGTGCGCACCGTTGCATTGTTGGCGGCGGTGCGCCCCGAGGCGCTATCGCCGCTGTCTGCGGGCAGCATGTTGTAGAGCTTGGCGACGTTCAGGTCGCTGTCGCCAATCACCGGATAGTCGACCTTGTTGCCGCTTACTTCCTCGATGTCGGGAAGCCAGCGGGCATTGTCGTCGGTGGCGTCGACGCTAAGGCCGATGATCTTGGTGTTGCGCTTGGCGAACTCGTCCTTAAGGCCGGCCATATAACCCAGTTCGGTGGTGCATACGGGCGTGAAGGCCTTGGGGTGGGAAAACAGGATCGCCCACTGGTCGCCGATCCAGTCGTGGAAGCTGATTTGGCCCTTGGTGGTGTCCGCGGTGAAATCCGGCGCCACGCTGCCGATTGAAAGTGTCATTTGATCCTCCTGTGAGTCGTGATTTTGGTCGCGCCATACGCCTGATCAAGGGTCAGGCGAATGCCGGTTTGACGACCTGCGGTTGTTCGAGCCAATCGGGGGGCGCGAGCCCCTTGGCGCGCAGGAAATCGGGGTTGAACAGCCGCGACTGATAGCGGCTTGCCGGGTCGCACAACATGGTGACGATGGTCTTGCCGGGCCCCAGTTCACGGGCCAGCCGGATCGCGCCGGCGATGTTGACCCCGGACGACAGGCCGAGCGCGAGCCCTTCCTCCCGGATCAGGCGATAGACGATATCCAGGCTCTCGGCGTCGGCGATCCGGAAACTGTGGTCGGGCTGAAAGCCTTCGAGGTTGGCGGTAACCCGGCCCTGGCCGATCCCTTCGGTGATCGAGCTGCCTTCGGCCTTTAGCTCGCCGCTGCTGTAATAGCTGTGCATCGCAGCCCCCGGAACGTCCGCCAAGGCGATGGCGATGCCGGCCCGCCGCGCGCGCAGGGCCTCGGCGACCCCCGCCAATGTTCCACCGGTACCGATCGCGCTGACGAAGCCGTCGATCCCTCCCTCGGTCTGCTGCCAGATTTCGGGGCCGGTGGTGCGGACGTGGATGTCGCGATTGGCGACATTGTCGAACTGGTTGGCCCAGATCGCGCCCTCGGGATGTTCGCGTGCCAGCCGCTGGGCGGTGCGGCCCGCGACCCTCACATAATTATTGTCGTTCCGGTAAGGGACCGCCGGCACCTCGATCAGGGTGGCGCCGAGAGAGCGCAGCGCGTCCTTCTTCTCCTGGCTTTGCGTCTCCGGGATGACGATCACCGTTTTCATGCCCAGCGCATTGCCGACGATGGTGAGGCCGATCCCGGTATTGCCGGCGGTGCCGTCGACGATCAGTCCGCCGGGTCGAAGCTCGCCCCGTTCGATGGCCGCGGTGATGATGCCCAGCGCGGCACGGTCCTTGACCGACGCCCCGGGATTCATGAATTCGGCCTTGCCGAGGATGGTGCAGCCCGTCTCCTCGGAAGCGCGGCGGAGCTTGATCAGCGGGGTATTACCGATCGCGGCGAGCACGGAGTCATTGAGGGCCATGCCCAGGATTTAGGGAGCGTCTCCCGGTTCGCCAAGGCGTCGATAGCGGAATTGGTGCGGCATGCGGCCCTGGCGGCGGGCCTTCGCGGCGTATCGGGTTTCGAGCCAACCGGAGGGATAGCGCTCCCATTCGCCCGGTTCGCTGACCAGCCATTCGAATTGATGGGCGTGGCGCTGCATGACCATCAGAGCCCAGTTCAGATAGGTCGGGTCGTCGGTCGCAACGCGAAGCTCCCCGCCCTGCCTGAGCTTGGCCGCGATTAAATCGAGCGGACCGTCGTTCATCATTCGCCGCTTGGCGTGGCGTGCCTTGGGCCAGGGGTCGGGATGGAGTAAATAGACCATCGTCAGCGCGCCGTCGGCAACCCGTCGCAGCACCTCCAGTGCATCGCCCATATGAATGCGAACATTGGCCAGCTGCTGGTCGCGGACGTGGGCCAGCGCCTGGGCGACGCCATTGAGGAACGGTTCGCAGCCGATGAAGCCATGATCGGGCAACAGGTCGGCGCGATAGGCCAGATGCTCGCCCCCGCCGAAACCGATTTCGAGATGCAGCGGACAGGACTGGCCGAAAAGCCGCTCGGCGCTGATCTCCCCACTTTCCGGAATGGCGATTGCTGGTAGCAGCGTTTCGACTAGCTCCGCCTGGCTTGCTCGCAACTTATGTCCGCTCGACCGGCCATAGAGCCGGTTGAGGGTCGTCGGGTCGCCTGCCTTGAAAGCCGTCATGGCCGCGCCCGCTAGCGACGATAGCGCGGCAGCGCAATTAAGCTTATGGTTACGCGGTCGTTACGACAGGGGAGGGGCTTATGGAATTCGGGGATCTCAATTGGGCAGCGGTCTTGGTTGCCGCGGTCGCGATCTACGCCATCGGGTTCATTATCTACGGCCTGCTGATGAAGCCGGACAAATGGATGCGGCTCGCCCGCATAACCGAGGAAGACATGACCCGGGTCGGCAAAAGCCGGATGATCTATGGCCCGTTGATGCCGCTCGTCACGGCGATTTTCATGGCGCTGCTGTTCCATTGGGCCGGGGTGTCGAGTTGGCAGATGGGCCTTCACTGGGGCGCGGCGATCGCCGTTGCCTCGGCCCTCCCGGCGCTATGGTATGGCTGGGTCTACGGGGTCGGCCCTGCGGGCAAGGAGATGCTCGACAGCGTCCACCTCCTGCTTGGCCACGTGGCCGCCGGCGCGATCCTCGGCGGCTGGCAGTAAGGCCGCGCGGCGCGGCCTAGGCCAGCGCCGCTTCCAGGTCTTCGACCAGGTCGGTTTTTTCCCAGGGGAACAGTTCGCCTTCGGCCTTGCGGCCGAAATGGCCGTAGGCTGCGGTCGGCGAATAGATCGGCCGGTTGAGCCGCAGGTGGGTGCGGATCCCTCGCGGGGTCAGGCCGCCAAGCTTGGTGATCTTGCCAATCGCGGCCTCGATCGCGTCATCGCCGACGATGCCTGTCCCGTGGGTGTCGACATAAAGCGAAAGCGGCTGCGGCACGCCGATCGCATAGGCCAGCTGGATCGTGCAGCGCTTGGCGAGGCCCGCGGCGACGATGTTTTTGGCGAGGTAGCGGGCAGCATAGGCGGCCGAGCGGTCTACCTTGGTAGGGTCCTTGCCGCTGAACGCGCCGCCGCCATGGGGCGCTGCGCCGCCATAGGTGTCGACGATGATCTTGCGGCCGGTAATCCCCGCATCGCCGTCCGGGCCGCCGATTTCAAAGCTGCCGGTAGGGTTGATATGGAACACCGTGGCATCGGTAATGAGGCCCGCGGGG comes from the Sphingomonas xanthus genome and includes:
- a CDS encoding PQQ-dependent sugar dehydrogenase gives rise to the protein MTRTILQGLLAATMLMGCQAQTSAQSGNVGEKPFTAVEIATFDSPWAMEFLPGSGVPLTNLALLSEKDGKLWLVDISDGKRLPISGVPPVKAAGQGGLGDVMPHPDFAANRRVYLTFVEPGPDGISGAALGYGTLDLADTAAPTLRDFKIIWRQQPKVSGNGHFSHRIAFGPDGLLYLSSGDRQKMEPAQDLGGNLGKILRLTDEGQPAPGNPWASRGGVAAEIWSIGHRNALGLQFAPDGRLWEHEMGPQGGDEVNLILPGKNYGWPRASNGSHYGGGEIPDHKTGDGYETPKVWWTPSISPGGLLIYSGDKFPRWKGDALVAALSGEALIRIDLDGDKAVKAEQWNMGARIRAVDQGPQGSVYLLEDGGRLLRLDPAAAR
- a CDS encoding peroxiredoxin, which encodes MTLSIGSVAPDFTADTTKGQISFHDWIGDQWAILFSHPKAFTPVCTTELGYMAGLKDEFAKRNTKIIGLSVDATDDNARWLPDIEEVSGNKVDYPVIGDSDLNVAKLYNMLPADSGDSASGRTAANNATVRTVYIIGPDKKIRAMLLYPMSSGRNFDEVLRLLDSVQLTEKQGVATPVNWKPGEDCIIPPSVSDEDAKAKYPGGWETLKPYLRRIPQPAD
- a CDS encoding cysteine synthase A, with product MALNDSVLAAIGNTPLIKLRRASEETGCTILGKAEFMNPGASVKDRAALGIITAAIERGELRPGGLIVDGTAGNTGIGLTIVGNALGMKTVIVIPETQSQEKKDALRSLGATLIEVPAVPYRNDNNYVRVAGRTAQRLAREHPEGAIWANQFDNVANRDIHVRTTGPEIWQQTEGGIDGFVSAIGTGGTLAGVAEALRARRAGIAIALADVPGAAMHSYYSSGELKAEGSSITEGIGQGRVTANLEGFQPDHSFRIADAESLDIVYRLIREEGLALGLSSGVNIAGAIRLARELGPGKTIVTMLCDPASRYQSRLFNPDFLRAKGLAPPDWLEQPQVVKPAFA
- the trmB gene encoding tRNA (guanine(46)-N(7))-methyltransferase TrmB; its protein translation is MTAFKAGDPTTLNRLYGRSSGHKLRASQAELVETLLPAIAIPESGEISAERLFGQSCPLHLEIGFGGGEHLAYRADLLPDHGFIGCEPFLNGVAQALAHVRDQQLANVRIHMGDALEVLRRVADGALTMVYLLHPDPWPKARHAKRRMMNDGPLDLIAAKLRQGGELRVATDDPTYLNWALMVMQRHAHQFEWLVSEPGEWERYPSGWLETRYAAKARRQGRMPHQFRYRRLGEPGDAP
- a CDS encoding DUF1761 domain-containing protein; this encodes MEFGDLNWAAVLVAAVAIYAIGFIIYGLLMKPDKWMRLARITEEDMTRVGKSRMIYGPLMPLVTAIFMALLFHWAGVSSWQMGLHWGAAIAVASALPALWYGWVYGVGPAGKEMLDSVHLLLGHVAAGAILGGWQ